A single region of the Lysinibacillus sp. B2A1 genome encodes:
- a CDS encoding YhfH family protein, with the protein MLENVVEFFKNLPAKQCTECGEKIEEQSECYSNTCEKCNHL; encoded by the coding sequence ATGTTAGAAAACGTAGTTGAATTTTTCAAGAACTTACCTGCAAAGCAATGCACAGAATGCGGTGAAAAAATTGAAGAGCAAAGTGAATGCTACAGCAACACTTGTGAAAAATGTAACCACCTATAA
- a CDS encoding sensor histidine kinase, with the protein MGWKLFLRDYASFIVFQLLLVGFIMVLYGLDGFRNVDTAIYSFCISLVLLASFLLARYLMRQRYLLKISQLPKMMEDVLQKNAKTPEAIQTEKYMHELYRLYQHELHSLYASQKRHDQFMNQWVHQMKTPISVIELLLQDDRPLDKRNVQEEIDRLRRGLDMVLVNARLENFEEDMQVEQVALKTIVTATVNENKRLFITKRVFPEIHIEEDIIVASDSKWLRFIIGQFVTNAVKYTFEANKKIVISAVKRDDYVQLAICDEGIGIPASDLSRVTKAFFTGENGRKTGESTGMGLYLAKEICEKLGHELNITSEVGKGTIVTVTFTN; encoded by the coding sequence GTGGGATGGAAATTATTTTTGCGTGATTACGCATCGTTCATTGTGTTCCAGCTGCTATTGGTTGGGTTCATCATGGTCTTATATGGGCTCGACGGTTTTCGAAACGTTGATACTGCAATATATTCCTTCTGTATTAGTCTAGTATTGCTAGCCTCTTTCTTACTTGCCCGCTATTTAATGCGCCAGCGTTATTTATTGAAAATCTCTCAGCTTCCAAAAATGATGGAGGATGTACTCCAAAAAAACGCTAAAACACCGGAAGCAATACAGACTGAGAAATATATGCATGAGCTATATCGACTTTACCAGCATGAGCTCCACTCATTGTATGCAAGTCAAAAACGACACGACCAATTTATGAATCAATGGGTGCATCAAATGAAAACACCCATATCTGTAATTGAGCTTTTATTGCAGGATGATCGCCCACTTGATAAAAGAAATGTACAGGAGGAGATTGATCGTTTACGAAGAGGCTTAGACATGGTGCTTGTGAATGCTCGATTGGAGAACTTCGAGGAGGACATGCAAGTAGAGCAAGTGGCATTAAAAACAATTGTTACTGCAACTGTAAATGAAAATAAACGTTTATTTATTACGAAAAGAGTTTTTCCTGAAATTCATATCGAGGAGGACATAATTGTAGCAAGTGACTCTAAATGGCTTCGATTTATTATTGGGCAATTTGTAACCAATGCTGTTAAATATACTTTTGAAGCCAATAAAAAAATAGTTATTTCTGCTGTGAAAAGGGATGACTATGTTCAGTTAGCTATTTGCGATGAAGGTATTGGTATTCCTGCCTCAGATCTTTCGCGTGTCACAAAAGCCTTTTTCACAGGAGAAAATGGTCGTAAAACAGGGGAGTCTACAGGTATGGGCTTATATTTAGCTAAAGAGATTTGTGAAAAGCTAGGGCACGAATTAAATATTACATCAGAGGTGGGAAAAGGAACAATCGTTACTGTGACATTTACGAATTAG
- a CDS encoding IS3 family transposase, which translates to MCRVLKVSTSGYYKWLAKQAAPITEKEEYKMKVTQKIKQSFHESYGTYGSPRVHKDLLEWGYPLSQKTVANIMRGLELCATQPRSYVTTTDSNHDALVYPNILKRMFYVEEPDQVWVADITYIRTLEGWVYLASIMDLYSRKIVAWEMADHMKVDLVLIALKKAFFIRRPKKGLIHHSDRGAQYCSTEYIELLKKHGCQISMSKKGDPYDNACIESFHATIKKEMIYRQKFQTKKAAFKAINGYISNFYNEHRRHSTLGYRSPNQFERLTFQKHAS; encoded by the coding sequence ATGTGCCGCGTTTTAAAAGTGTCGACGAGTGGCTATTATAAATGGCTGGCAAAACAGGCAGCACCGATAACAGAAAAAGAAGAATATAAAATGAAAGTTACACAAAAAATTAAACAATCGTTTCATGAAAGCTATGGTACGTATGGCAGCCCGCGAGTACATAAAGATCTGTTGGAATGGGGTTATCCTCTTTCACAAAAAACAGTGGCAAACATCATGCGAGGACTGGAACTGTGCGCAACACAGCCGAGAAGCTATGTGACGACAACAGATTCAAATCATGACGCACTGGTGTATCCGAATATACTGAAACGCATGTTTTATGTGGAAGAACCAGATCAAGTATGGGTCGCTGATATTACCTATATCCGAACGCTGGAGGGATGGGTGTATTTAGCGAGTATTATGGATCTGTATTCTCGTAAAATTGTAGCGTGGGAAATGGCCGATCATATGAAAGTAGATTTAGTGTTAATAGCTTTGAAAAAAGCGTTCTTCATACGCCGACCCAAAAAAGGACTCATTCATCATTCAGACCGTGGGGCGCAATACTGTTCAACGGAATATATCGAACTTTTAAAAAAGCATGGTTGCCAAATTAGTATGAGTAAAAAAGGTGATCCGTATGACAATGCCTGCATTGAATCGTTTCATGCGACCATAAAAAAAGAAATGATTTATCGCCAAAAATTCCAAACAAAGAAAGCAGCCTTCAAAGCGATAAATGGTTATATTTCTAATTTTTATAATGAACATAGAAGACATTCGACCCTTGGCTATCGTTCACCGAACCAATTTGAACGCTTAACGTTTCAGAAACACGCAAGTTAA
- a CDS encoding bacitracin ABC transporter ATP-binding protein: MPILQIKDVTKVYEGKVTHRALNQLSFDVEEGEFLAVMGPSGSGKTTLLNIISTIDEPTSGEIILDGLNPHKLNATELAYFRRRQLGFVFQDFNLLHMLTVEENIVLPLTLDQQPLEVMEERLAGIVEKLDLTSFLQKRPNEISGGQAQRTAIGRALIHNPSLILADEPTGNLDSNSSRDVLELLTKINKEKQTTIVMVTHDPIAASYCDRVLFIKDGEFFNEIYKDDRRQMFFQRILNVLSLLGGGQVGDLSTIRLP, from the coding sequence ATGCCTATTTTACAAATAAAAGATGTGACAAAGGTTTATGAAGGTAAAGTAACACATCGTGCGCTGAATCAACTAAGCTTTGATGTTGAAGAGGGCGAGTTTTTAGCAGTCATGGGTCCATCAGGAAGCGGAAAAACTACATTATTAAATATTATTTCTACGATTGATGAACCAACTAGTGGTGAAATTATTTTAGACGGTTTAAATCCGCATAAGCTAAATGCAACAGAGCTTGCCTACTTCAGAAGGAGACAGTTAGGTTTCGTTTTTCAGGATTTTAATCTGCTGCATATGCTGACTGTTGAAGAAAATATTGTGTTGCCGCTAACATTGGATCAACAACCATTAGAAGTTATGGAGGAACGTTTGGCAGGTATTGTTGAAAAGCTAGATTTAACTTCGTTCTTGCAAAAACGACCAAATGAAATATCTGGAGGGCAAGCACAAAGAACAGCAATTGGACGAGCACTTATTCATAATCCAAGTTTGATTTTAGCGGATGAGCCAACTGGTAATTTAGATTCGAATTCTTCCCGTGATGTACTTGAACTTCTAACAAAAATCAATAAGGAAAAACAAACGACGATAGTCATGGTCACACATGATCCGATTGCAGCTAGCTACTGTGATCGTGTGTTATTTATTAAGGATGGGGAATTTTTCAATGAAATTTATAAGGATGATCGCCGTCAAATGTTTTTCCAACGTATATTAAATGTTTTAAGCTTACTAGGAGGAGGACAAGTAGGTGACCTTTCGACAATTCGCTTACCGTAA
- a CDS encoding DNA-binding response regulator — MQKHRIFIVEDDVKIASLLAETLRKYQYEVETIKEFDHLIEEFTAFNPHMVLLDINLPAYDGYYWCRQLRQHTTCPIIFISARSGEMDQIFALENGGDDFITKPFNYEIVLAKIRSHLRRTYGEYAARQEERTIKQGQLILHLERMELHKNDLEIPLQKKECIILELLMGNAPKVVTREQLLEELWDDQAFVDENTLNVNMTRVRKKLADYHISSTIETVRGAGYRFMLSAGEL, encoded by the coding sequence ATGCAGAAGCATCGGATATTTATTGTCGAAGATGATGTGAAGATTGCATCATTGCTTGCGGAAACACTTAGAAAATATCAATACGAAGTTGAAACAATTAAAGAATTTGATCATCTCATTGAAGAGTTTACAGCATTTAACCCACATATGGTGTTGCTTGATATAAATTTACCTGCGTACGATGGCTACTATTGGTGTCGTCAATTACGTCAGCATACAACTTGTCCGATTATATTTATTTCTGCCCGTTCAGGGGAAATGGACCAAATATTCGCATTGGAAAATGGCGGCGATGATTTTATCACAAAGCCGTTTAACTATGAAATTGTGCTGGCAAAAATTCGAAGTCATTTGCGCCGTACATATGGTGAATATGCTGCAAGACAAGAGGAACGTACGATTAAGCAGGGACAGCTAATTCTTCATTTAGAGAGAATGGAGCTTCATAAAAATGATTTAGAGATACCCCTTCAGAAAAAGGAATGTATTATTTTAGAGCTGCTAATGGGTAATGCACCGAAAGTAGTTACCCGTGAGCAATTGCTAGAAGAGCTCTGGGATGATCAGGCTTTTGTGGATGAAAATACATTGAACGTTAATATGACAAGGGTTCGTAAAAAACTTGCGGATTATCATATTTCATCAACAATCGAGACAGTACGCGGTGCAGGATATCGCTTTATGCTAAGCGCAGGTGAGCTATAG
- a CDS encoding TetR family transcriptional regulator, which yields MDRRQEILEAAAKSFTLFGYKATTMEQVAKIANVGKGTIYTFFANKEILFQEIAMSLVREMKAEADAVLDASASFMDNAHNALMKMLQFREKHLLFAKLLEEEKELRTPAVKQVLIRIETEILSYVAELIQRRIDKGEIRDCDAELVSYLLLKAYLAFVVDWHELHGDMIPEEKILNLFKETIFRGLLLT from the coding sequence ATGGATCGTAGGCAGGAAATTCTTGAAGCAGCTGCAAAATCTTTTACATTGTTTGGTTACAAGGCGACAACGATGGAGCAAGTAGCGAAAATTGCTAATGTCGGTAAGGGAACGATTTATACATTCTTTGCAAATAAAGAAATTTTATTTCAAGAGATAGCTATGTCACTTGTACGAGAGATGAAGGCAGAAGCAGATGCAGTGTTGGATGCATCAGCGAGTTTTATGGACAATGCACATAATGCTTTAATGAAAATGCTACAGTTCCGTGAAAAACATCTTTTATTTGCGAAGTTATTAGAGGAGGAAAAAGAATTACGAACGCCAGCTGTCAAACAAGTTCTCATCCGTATCGAGACTGAGATTTTATCGTATGTTGCTGAGTTAATTCAGAGGCGTATTGATAAAGGTGAGATTAGAGACTGTGATGCAGAATTAGTGAGCTATCTGTTGCTAAAGGCATATCTAGCATTTGTCGTTGATTGGCATGAACTGCATGGCGACATGATTCCAGAGGAAAAGATTTTAAATCTTTTTAAAGAAACAATCTTCCGTGGACTACTTTTAACTTGA
- a CDS encoding lipoate--protein ligase gives MIFVDNKGIHDPRINLAIEEYLLKTMDVEKEPVLLFYINQPSIIIGKNQNTIEEINTDYVEDNGIIVVRRLSGGGAVYHDLGNLNFSFITKDDGESFMNYKKFTQPVVDALAKMGVNAELSGRNDILAEGRKVSGNAQFSTKGRMFSHGTLMFDTEIDAVVSALKVKKDKIESKGIKSIRSRVANISEFLKDKMTVEEFRLEILKSIFDGEENIRYYDLTEEDWANIHRLSAERYQTWEWNYGKSPRFNIQKTHRFPTGGIDIRLEVNHGIIEEAHIFGDFFGVGDMADVAQRLVGTNYNRSAIAEALADIDIPTYFGGITTEEFLQLIY, from the coding sequence ATGATTTTTGTTGATAATAAAGGAATTCATGACCCACGCATTAACCTTGCCATTGAGGAGTACTTATTAAAAACAATGGATGTTGAAAAGGAACCTGTACTCCTTTTTTACATAAACCAGCCTTCCATCATCATTGGGAAAAATCAAAATACTATTGAAGAGATTAATACAGATTATGTGGAGGACAATGGTATTATTGTTGTGCGACGGCTATCTGGCGGTGGTGCTGTGTATCATGATTTAGGGAATCTTAACTTTAGCTTTATTACCAAAGATGATGGCGAAAGCTTTATGAATTATAAAAAATTCACACAGCCTGTTGTAGATGCACTGGCTAAAATGGGTGTAAATGCAGAGCTTTCGGGGCGTAATGATATTTTAGCAGAGGGACGTAAGGTTTCTGGAAACGCACAATTCTCTACGAAGGGACGAATGTTTAGTCATGGGACGTTGATGTTTGATACAGAAATCGACGCTGTTGTGTCTGCTCTAAAAGTGAAGAAGGATAAGATAGAATCCAAGGGAATTAAATCAATCCGCTCACGAGTGGCTAATATCTCTGAATTTTTGAAGGATAAGATGACTGTTGAAGAGTTCCGATTAGAAATTTTAAAATCCATTTTTGATGGTGAAGAAAATATTCGTTACTATGATCTAACCGAGGAAGATTGGGCAAATATCCATAGACTATCTGCTGAACGTTATCAAACTTGGGAGTGGAACTATGGTAAATCACCACGCTTTAATATTCAAAAAACACATCGTTTCCCAACAGGAGGCATTGATATTCGCTTAGAAGTAAATCATGGCATTATTGAAGAAGCGCATATTTTTGGTGATTTCTTCGGTGTAGGAGACATGGCGGATGTTGCACAACGATTAGTTGGGACAAACTATAATCGTTCAGCGATTGCTGAAGCATTAGCGGATATTGATATTCCAACATACTTTGGTGGAATTACAACTGAAGAGTTTTTACAATTAATTTATTGA
- a CDS encoding transposase, giving the protein MIEITILKDVYRMTKKITQEYRDYVVKLVVEENRKVTELSYELGLGESSIHRWVKKYRDGKKQENGDVKYITPSELKKLEATYEKKLRDVEEENAILKKAMHIFAKNPQ; this is encoded by the coding sequence ATGATAGAAATAACTATTTTAAAGGACGTGTACCGAATGACTAAAAAAATAACCCAAGAATATCGTGATTATGTTGTGAAATTAGTAGTAGAAGAAAATCGAAAAGTAACAGAATTATCGTATGAATTAGGGCTTGGGGAATCTTCTATTCATCGCTGGGTAAAAAAGTATCGTGATGGAAAAAAGCAAGAAAATGGCGACGTAAAATATATAACCCCTTCGGAGCTAAAGAAGTTAGAAGCAACTTATGAAAAGAAACTTCGTGACGTAGAAGAGGAGAATGCCATTCTAAAAAAGGCGATGCACATCTTTGCCAAAAACCCGCAGTAG
- a CDS encoding YhgE/Pip domain-containing protein, translating to MIKAEWLKILKTRKMLVSIIAVLFIPVMYAGMFLWAFWDPYAGLPNLPVAIVNEDKGAKMDEVKLDLGDTLVEKLVDSEQFNFIEVSKEQAEKGLNGRDYYMILEIPTNFSEHATTLLDDKPSKLVMNYIPNEGLNFLGAQIGETAMDRVRAEVNAQVSATYAEKLFDSIATLGDGFTEAADGSNKLDEGAQKVANGAKDLKGYLEQLASSTIELSNGTDKITKGARDAAKGANDLSTGLVKLQDGTVQLQKGAQQAANGATSLEQGLTQYTQGVAKVEAGLNTLNDKQQQISTGAASIAENAGALNGAANQLTAGSAKVEAGITALSNQLQGMLASMPEEQAAVLKQTLAELQAGSANVHNGLNSLLAGTEKLQAGANQVGTGATQIAAGQSEVLAGANALTAKSSALMEGAKGLQAGNTTLAAKLGELNAGVNTAVTGSKTLASGLNELANGTTTLNQGTSTLASKSGELAQGSATLADGSTELADGTSTLSGKLGEASEKANEVHANKDTYDMVGSPVQVDKESVNHVPNYGTGFAPYFISLGLFVGALLISIVFPLVEPAIRPKNGATWFTSKVSVLAIVGLVQTILTVVIVKWGLGLEVNNLGYFVLTALLTSYVFLALIQMLVSIFGDPGRFIAIVVLILQLTTSAGTFPLELIPSPLQVFNKLLPMTYTVQAFKSSISTGDMSFLMQNYGVLLGFLVAFLAITFGYFMLLHTKRYSKVAEEN from the coding sequence ATGATTAAAGCTGAATGGCTGAAAATCTTGAAAACAAGAAAAATGCTTGTGTCAATCATTGCTGTATTATTTATTCCAGTCATGTATGCAGGCATGTTTTTATGGGCTTTCTGGGATCCATATGCAGGTCTACCTAACCTGCCAGTAGCAATTGTCAATGAAGATAAGGGTGCTAAAATGGATGAGGTAAAATTAGATTTAGGTGACACCTTGGTTGAAAAGCTTGTTGATAGTGAGCAATTTAACTTTATTGAGGTATCTAAAGAACAGGCTGAAAAAGGCTTAAATGGCCGTGACTATTACATGATTTTAGAAATTCCAACAAATTTCTCTGAGCATGCTACAACACTATTAGATGACAAACCTTCTAAATTAGTGATGAACTATATTCCGAATGAAGGATTAAACTTCCTTGGTGCACAGATTGGTGAAACGGCAATGGATCGTGTACGTGCGGAAGTAAATGCACAGGTTTCAGCAACTTATGCAGAAAAATTATTTGATTCCATTGCAACACTTGGGGATGGCTTTACAGAGGCTGCTGATGGCTCTAATAAGCTAGATGAAGGTGCTCAAAAAGTTGCTAATGGTGCGAAAGATTTAAAAGGTTATCTTGAACAGCTGGCATCAAGCACAATTGAATTATCAAATGGTACAGATAAAATTACAAAAGGTGCTAGAGATGCCGCTAAAGGTGCAAATGATTTATCTACTGGTCTAGTAAAGCTTCAGGATGGTACAGTGCAATTACAAAAAGGTGCGCAACAAGCAGCGAATGGTGCTACAAGTCTTGAGCAAGGTTTAACGCAATATACACAGGGTGTTGCGAAAGTGGAAGCAGGTTTAAACACTTTAAATGATAAACAACAGCAGATTAGTACAGGTGCAGCTTCTATTGCTGAAAACGCTGGTGCATTAAATGGTGCAGCAAACCAATTAACAGCGGGTTCTGCAAAAGTAGAGGCAGGAATTACAGCCTTATCTAATCAATTACAAGGTATGTTGGCTTCAATGCCTGAAGAGCAAGCTGCAGTATTAAAGCAAACATTAGCAGAACTTCAAGCTGGAAGTGCAAACGTGCATAATGGTTTAAATTCGTTATTAGCAGGCACAGAAAAATTACAAGCTGGTGCAAATCAAGTTGGCACTGGAGCAACTCAAATTGCAGCAGGTCAGTCAGAAGTGCTAGCAGGTGCTAACGCGTTAACAGCAAAGAGCAGTGCTTTAATGGAAGGTGCAAAAGGTCTCCAAGCAGGTAATACGACATTAGCAGCAAAATTAGGTGAATTAAATGCTGGTGTGAATACAGCAGTAACAGGTTCTAAAACACTAGCATCTGGTTTAAATGAGTTAGCGAATGGGACAACAACCTTAAATCAAGGTACATCTACACTTGCCTCAAAATCTGGAGAGCTAGCACAAGGCTCTGCAACACTTGCAGATGGTTCAACTGAGCTTGCAGATGGTACATCAACTTTATCTGGCAAATTAGGAGAAGCAAGTGAGAAAGCAAATGAAGTACATGCAAATAAAGACACATATGATATGGTAGGTAGTCCAGTTCAAGTCGATAAGGAATCCGTTAACCATGTGCCAAACTACGGAACGGGCTTCGCTCCATACTTTATTTCTCTTGGCTTATTCGTCGGAGCATTATTAATCTCCATCGTGTTCCCACTTGTAGAGCCAGCTATTCGTCCGAAAAATGGGGCAACTTGGTTTACAAGTAAGGTGTCAGTATTAGCAATCGTCGGCTTAGTTCAAACTATATTAACAGTGGTTATTGTAAAATGGGGACTTGGTCTTGAAGTAAATAATTTAGGATACTTCGTATTAACAGCATTATTAACAAGCTATGTTTTCTTAGCTTTGATTCAAATGTTAGTGTCCATTTTCGGTGATCCAGGACGCTTTATAGCAATTGTTGTTCTGATTTTACAATTAACAACAAGTGCGGGAACATTCCCACTAGAGTTAATCCCATCACCATTACAAGTATTTAACAAACTATTACCAATGACATATACTGTTCAAGCCTTTAAATCAAGCATTTCTACAGGCGATATGTCTTTCTTAATGCAAAACTACGGCGTACTATTAGGCTTCCTAGTTGCATTCTTAGCGATTACTTTCGGATACTTCATGTTACTACACACAAAACGCTATTCCAAAGTAGCCGAAGAAAATTAA
- a CDS encoding ABC transporter permease gives MTFRQFAYRNVVRNSRIYGAFFMASFFSVAVFFIYSMLMFHPDIERGILGEVSLIGMIGAEIVLVLFTLFFLYYSMSAFLEARSHEFAILLHLGMERRQMNRLVFLETMIIGSGSIIVGIIFGFSFSKFFFMIVREILHLDQLPLYVSWQPFLLTIGVFTSAFVVISFISVYFTRERKLRDLIKGNDYLNKGSTYSKVRAIYGIALVLSTYILAFIVANTSLIGLTLLIPFSATFGTYYFFSDSLPCFLDVARGKRKFHWQRYRLLSLAEQTHIMMDNVKMFFVVTMVSTLAFLSVGVLATMSSYTTQYDRLNPLGLVYKGDVDNPYERNHINSLRIQLEEKGLSYHLSRFVVVKQTSSFTHNEVEVFRESDMNVLLSSFSYPLLDLASGEAVFIPYSEDSLQKLKNKVVQTILEENSIPITIDSVYPKIIFPGSIVSVNSIIISDEDFARLIKPIVNKDIEQPVYHLFTFYIPQWMETKDIGGDIDEIAVSQYFKKKGKFSPFYFENAGLNYSYILATYSLFTLVGVLVATVFLLAAGSFIYFKLHTSLEREKRKFDVLKRMGLTDTELKKLVNRHLFPQFFLPWGVAMMHSAFAFLMVQSILKDIANISIAKEVFFAFGFFVLIQVIYFYLIRWRYISHIRS, from the coding sequence GTGACCTTTCGACAATTCGCTTACCGTAATGTCGTACGGAACAGCCGTATTTACGGAGCCTTTTTCATGGCAAGCTTTTTTTCTGTGGCTGTGTTTTTTATCTATTCCATGCTTATGTTTCATCCAGATATTGAACGAGGAATTTTAGGTGAGGTATCGCTAATTGGGATGATTGGTGCTGAAATCGTACTTGTCCTTTTCACACTTTTCTTTTTGTATTATTCGATGAGTGCATTTTTAGAGGCCAGATCACATGAATTTGCGATTTTATTGCATCTAGGTATGGAAAGACGCCAGATGAATAGATTAGTTTTTTTAGAAACGATGATAATAGGATCAGGTTCCATTATTGTTGGCATTATATTTGGCTTCTCTTTCTCAAAATTCTTTTTCATGATTGTGCGAGAAATTTTACACTTAGATCAATTGCCCTTATATGTTTCATGGCAGCCATTTTTGCTAACAATAGGTGTCTTTACTAGTGCTTTTGTGGTCATCTCGTTTATCAGCGTGTACTTTACTCGTGAAAGAAAGTTACGTGATCTTATTAAAGGGAATGACTATTTAAATAAAGGTTCCACTTATTCGAAAGTCCGAGCAATATATGGTATTGCCCTCGTTTTATCCACATATATTCTAGCGTTTATCGTTGCGAATACATCATTAATTGGATTGACCCTATTAATTCCGTTTTCAGCGACCTTTGGAACCTATTATTTTTTCAGTGATTCCCTTCCTTGCTTTCTAGATGTAGCCCGCGGTAAACGAAAATTTCATTGGCAGCGCTATCGCCTACTTTCATTAGCAGAGCAAACCCACATTATGATGGATAATGTGAAAATGTTTTTTGTTGTAACGATGGTATCAACCTTAGCATTTTTATCGGTTGGTGTTTTAGCGACAATGTCTTCGTATACGACTCAGTATGATCGTTTAAACCCACTAGGGCTTGTGTATAAGGGAGATGTGGATAATCCATATGAACGAAATCATATTAACTCTTTACGAATTCAGTTAGAGGAAAAAGGTTTATCATATCACTTATCCCGTTTCGTTGTAGTAAAGCAGACTTCCTCTTTTACACATAATGAAGTAGAAGTTTTTAGAGAATCAGATATGAATGTATTACTATCATCCTTTAGCTATCCATTGCTTGATTTGGCATCAGGAGAAGCTGTGTTCATACCCTATTCGGAGGATTCCTTACAAAAATTAAAAAATAAAGTTGTGCAAACTATTTTGGAGGAAAATTCTATCCCCATTACTATAGATAGTGTTTATCCTAAAATCATATTCCCTGGCTCCATTGTCAGTGTCAATTCAATTATTATAAGTGATGAGGATTTTGCCAGACTAATTAAGCCGATTGTTAATAAAGATATTGAGCAGCCTGTTTATCATTTATTCACTTTTTATATTCCTCAATGGATGGAAACAAAGGATATTGGCGGTGATATTGATGAGATAGCTGTATCTCAATATTTCAAAAAGAAGGGTAAATTTAGCCCATTCTATTTTGAAAACGCAGGATTAAATTATTCTTATATATTAGCTACCTACTCATTATTTACATTAGTAGGGGTTCTGGTGGCAACAGTATTTTTATTAGCTGCAGGCAGTTTTATTTATTTTAAATTGCATACCTCTCTTGAACGAGAAAAGCGTAAATTTGATGTTTTAAAAAGGATGGGCTTAACAGATACAGAGCTTAAAAAGTTAGTGAATCGGCATCTTTTCCCGCAATTTTTCTTGCCATGGGGTGTAGCAATGATGCATAGTGCCTTTGCCTTTCTAATGGTTCAAAGTATTTTAAAGGATATTGCTAATATTTCCATAGCTAAGGAAGTTTTCTTTGCATTTGGTTTCTTTGTTTTAATACAAGTAATCTATTTTTATTTAATTCGCTGGCGCTACATCTCTCATATTCGTTCGTAA